GTATATATGCTGCCACAGTATACAATTATGAATAAGATGCATCTTGTAGACACGCACATGTCTATAATTCTTTTACAAAGCTTTACAGCATTTGGTGTTTTTTTACTACGTCAATTTTATATGAGTATTCCTGATGAACTGCTGGAAGCTGCGCGTATTGACGGACTTTCAGAATATGGAATTTATGCCCGTATCGTTCTGCCTTTGTCAAAACCAGCCCTTGCAACACTTACAATATTCAGCTTTGTAGGTGTATGGAATGATTTTATGGGTCCTATGATATATTTTAACTCTACAAGCGTCAAAACGATCCAGCTTGGTATCCGTATGTTTATCAGCCAATATTCTGCAGAATACAACTTGATTATGGCAGCAAGTGTTATTGCACTTATACCGGTGTTTGCAATTTACGTAGCTTTTCAGAGGTTCTTTATACAAGGTATTGCCACAAGCGGCCTTAAAGGCTAACCTTTAGGAGATTTATGCTATGAATAGAAATTCAAAGGAGTTTGAAAATCATTTTATGCCTGCACCAGTTGGCGGAGGATTTTTTATGGAAGGCTATTGGGTGTGGTGCGGAAGTGTAGTTAAGGGTGAAGACGGTAATTATCACATGTTCGCATCCCGCTGGCCTAAGGATTTGCCTTTTCATCCAGGGTGGGGCATGGAAAGCGAAATTGTACGCGCCGTGTCTAAAACTCCGGAAGGCCCATATGAGTTTGCTGAGGTTGTGCTCGGCTTCCGCGGCCCTGAATACTGGGATGGCCGTAGTGTGCATAATCCTGTTATTTGCAAATACAAAGATGAATATGTATTGTTCTATATGGGTACAACCCATCCCTTCGGGGCAACTCCCCGTGGTGGAAAGTTAAAACATGAAAGTTATCAATGGCAAGCTGCCCGAAGTAATAAGCGCATTGGTGCTGCCACTTCTAAGAGTGTGTTTGGTCCGTGGAAACGCAGCGACCAGCCGCTTTTGGACGTGAGACCGGAGGGATTTGATAATTTCTTTACATCTAATCCTGCTCCATGCATCAATGAAGATGGCAGCTGCCTTTTAATATATAAAACACGATCATATTTGAAGCCTCCCTATGAAGGCGATGACATTTATGGCTCTATGGCCCTTGGTGTGGCATGGGCACCGCATTATAGCGGTCCATATAAACGCTTAACGGATAAGGCTTTATTTGATATTAATGAGGGTGTATTGGAAGATCCTTTTATTTGGAAAACATCTAACGGTTACGGTATGATAGCAAAAGATTGGAAAGGAACCTATACCGGAAATGTTGGCAGCGTTGTATATGCTGCATCTTCCGATGGCTTAAACTGGACAATAGATAATCATACTGCTTTTAGCCGTGATATTTTATGGTCTGATGGTAAAACCCGCACTATGGGCAATATGGACCGCCCGTTTATCTTGTTTGACGGCGACGAAATGACTCATCTTTTTGTTGCTACAAACGATGGCAAAGAAGCCGGTTTTGCTACAATGACACGTTCGTGGAATGCCTGCATTCCGCTAAAAAAATGACAAGGAGTAAATTCTATGAATACTAACGTTCAGCCAATAACTGCTTCAGCAGTGGATACCGCACTTGATAATGCATGCAAGATTCTTCACTGCAATCTGTCTGATTTTACAGATAAGTTTCAAGACTCGAACAGTCAAAATAATTTCTATCCTCAAACTGATAATGTAGAGTGGACCACAGGGTTTTGTACCGGTGAATACTGGCTTGCCTATGAGCATACAGCGGATGAAGCCTTCCGTACAGCTGCATTGTCACAGGTAGACAGCTTTTTAAAACGTATTGAAAAGAAAATCGATGTTAATCATCACGATATGGGTTTTCTTTACACGCCTTCATGTGTAGCCGCATATAAGCTGACCGGAAGTGAAACAGCAAAAAAAGCAGCCTTACTTGCAGCGGATAATCTAATTGCACGCTTCCAGGTAAAGGGGCAGTTTTTGCAGGCCTGGGGCGAGCTTGGTGCGCCTGATAATTACCGCCTAATTATCGACTGTTTGCTTAACCTACCGCTTCTGTACTGGGCAACAGAAATAACCGGGGATAAAACCTATAGTGAGATAGCTAGAGCCCATACAAAAACAAGTCTTGCCAATCTTGTGCGTGATGATAACTCAACCTATCACACTTATTTTTTTAATCCGGAAACAGGTGTACCGATGCGTGGTGCCACCCAGCAGGGATA
The genomic region above belongs to Clostridium swellfunianum and contains:
- a CDS encoding glycoside hydrolase family protein, whose amino-acid sequence is MNRNSKEFENHFMPAPVGGGFFMEGYWVWCGSVVKGEDGNYHMFASRWPKDLPFHPGWGMESEIVRAVSKTPEGPYEFAEVVLGFRGPEYWDGRSVHNPVICKYKDEYVLFYMGTTHPFGATPRGGKLKHESYQWQAARSNKRIGAATSKSVFGPWKRSDQPLLDVRPEGFDNFFTSNPAPCINEDGSCLLIYKTRSYLKPPYEGDDIYGSMALGVAWAPHYSGPYKRLTDKALFDINEGVLEDPFIWKTSNGYGMIAKDWKGTYTGNVGSVVYAASSDGLNWTIDNHTAFSRDILWSDGKTRTMGNMDRPFILFDGDEMTHLFVATNDGKEAGFATMTRSWNACIPLKK
- a CDS encoding glycoside hydrolase family 88 protein; its protein translation is MNTNVQPITASAVDTALDNACKILHCNLSDFTDKFQDSNSQNNFYPQTDNVEWTTGFCTGEYWLAYEHTADEAFRTAALSQVDSFLKRIEKKIDVNHHDMGFLYTPSCVAAYKLTGSETAKKAALLAADNLIARFQVKGQFLQAWGELGAPDNYRLIIDCLLNLPLLYWATEITGDKTYSEIARAHTKTSLANLVRDDNSTYHTYFFNPETGVPMRGATQQGYRDGSAWARGQAWGVYGLALSYRYTKTPDCLELFDRVIGFFIDRLPEDLVSYWDLDFKDGDGEPKDSSAAAIAACGMLEMAKYLSDEKASYYTDIARRIAASLASCYAVTDIHLSNALLLHGVYAKNSPYTPIPKDRGVDEANTWGDYFYMELLTRLSKDWKIYW
- a CDS encoding carbohydrate ABC transporter permease encodes the protein MSEKQNRVWKIVIYIFLILIAFITLLPLIWMLSASLKLETEVFSVPIKWIPDNAQWSNYVKIWQKIPLALFTFNSIKLTVIITFIQLITSSFAAYGFSKCQFKGRNILFTCYIITIAIPWQVYMLPQYTIMNKMHLVDTHMSIILLQSFTAFGVFLLRQFYMSIPDELLEAARIDGLSEYGIYARIVLPLSKPALATLTIFSFVGVWNDFMGPMIYFNSTSVKTIQLGIRMFISQYSAEYNLIMAASVIALIPVFAIYVAFQRFFIQGIATSGLKG